In Mucilaginibacter celer, one DNA window encodes the following:
- a CDS encoding YdeI/OmpD-associated family protein produces MEHYDNRIGAYIEKSDDFAQPILKYIRAVVHEAAPGITETMKWSMPFFDYKGVVCNMAAFKQHCSFGFWKASLLYDPQKILSLADQAAGSFGRLTSIDDLPPKEVLIEFIQQAVSLNEDNKPRPASQKKTPAQRDELVVPDYFVTFLEAHPQAWLNLNQFSYSQKKEYIEWITEAKSEATRLKRMETAAEWLAEGKSRHWKYKK; encoded by the coding sequence ATGGAACACTACGATAACCGTATAGGTGCTTACATCGAAAAATCTGACGATTTTGCTCAGCCTATTTTAAAATACATTCGCGCCGTGGTGCATGAAGCAGCGCCCGGCATTACCGAAACCATGAAATGGAGTATGCCGTTTTTTGATTACAAAGGCGTGGTGTGCAATATGGCCGCGTTTAAGCAGCATTGCTCGTTCGGTTTTTGGAAGGCATCGTTATTGTACGATCCGCAAAAAATATTAAGCCTGGCCGATCAGGCAGCAGGTAGCTTCGGGCGGTTAACCTCTATTGATGATCTGCCGCCAAAGGAGGTGCTTATCGAATTTATACAACAGGCGGTATCTTTGAATGAAGATAATAAGCCGCGTCCGGCATCACAGAAAAAAACACCAGCCCAACGCGATGAATTGGTGGTGCCCGATTATTTTGTAACCTTTTTAGAAGCTCACCCGCAAGCCTGGCTTAATTTAAACCAGTTTAGCTACTCGCAGAAGAAGGAATACATAGAATGGATAACTGAGGCAAAAAGCGAAGCAACAAGGCTTAAGCGCATGGAAACAGCGGCAGAATGGCTTGCTGAAGGGAAGTCAAGGCATTGGAAGTATAAAAAGTAA
- the mtgA gene encoding monofunctional biosynthetic peptidoglycan transglycosylase yields the protein MFRIVKLVFILFFGLSLLGVIAYRFINPPFTWLMIERGFQRKSAGKEWKIDKKWKDFDEISDNMKRAAVAAEDQTFLEHHGFDFNAIEKAIEKNSHSKKLIGGSTISQQVAKNVFLWEGRSLLRKGIEAYFTVLIETFWSKKRIMEVYLNEIEMGDGIYGVEAASQAYFNKSAADLTRQEAAAIAVIFPSPLKWSATNPTKYLKHRQYLIMKNMRRLGPLDF from the coding sequence ATATTCAGAATTGTTAAGCTGGTATTTATTTTATTTTTTGGATTGAGTTTGTTGGGTGTGATCGCCTATCGCTTTATAAACCCTCCTTTTACCTGGCTGATGATAGAGCGCGGGTTTCAGCGTAAATCTGCCGGTAAGGAATGGAAGATAGATAAAAAATGGAAAGACTTTGACGAGATCTCCGACAATATGAAACGCGCCGCCGTTGCCGCCGAAGACCAGACCTTTCTTGAGCACCACGGCTTTGATTTTAACGCCATCGAAAAAGCTATCGAAAAAAACTCGCACAGCAAAAAATTGATTGGCGGTAGTACCATATCGCAGCAGGTAGCTAAAAACGTTTTTTTATGGGAAGGCCGCTCATTGTTGCGCAAAGGCATTGAGGCTTATTTTACCGTGCTGATAGAAACCTTCTGGAGCAAAAAACGCATAATGGAGGTTTATTTGAATGAGATTGAAATGGGTGATGGTATTTATGGTGTTGAAGCCGCTTCGCAAGCCTATTTTAACAAATCGGCAGCAGATTTAACCAGGCAGGAAGCCGCGGCTATAGCGGTGATTTTCCCGAGCCCTTTAAAATGGTCGGCTACTAATCCTACCAAGTATTTGAAGCACAGGCAATATTTGATCATGAAGAATATGCGGAGGTTAGGGCCGTTGGATTTTTAG
- the rplI gene encoding 50S ribosomal protein L9: MEVILKQDVKNLGDKDDIVNVKPGYGRNYLLPKGYAILATESARKVLAENLKQAQFKQEKIRKDADAVAAKLEGVKLTIGAKAGETGKIFGAINTIQVADALKKEGFDVDRRRITFDQEPKFVGEYVANINLHKEVKVQVPFEVVAE; this comes from the coding sequence ATGGAAGTTATTTTAAAACAAGATGTAAAAAACCTGGGTGATAAAGACGATATCGTAAACGTGAAACCAGGTTATGGCCGTAACTACCTTTTACCAAAAGGCTACGCCATATTAGCTACCGAAAGCGCACGCAAAGTTTTAGCCGAAAACCTAAAACAAGCTCAATTTAAGCAAGAAAAAATCCGTAAGGATGCTGATGCTGTTGCAGCTAAATTAGAAGGTGTTAAACTTACTATTGGTGCTAAAGCCGGCGAAACCGGTAAAATTTTCGGTGCTATCAACACTATCCAGGTTGCTGATGCATTGAAAAAAGAAGGCTTTGACGTTGATCGTCGCCGTATCACTTTTGATCAGGAGCCTAAATTTGTTGGTGAATACGTAGCCAACATCAACCTGCACAAAGAAGTTAAAGTACAGGTTCCGTTTGAAGTAGTAGCGGAATAA
- the rpsR gene encoding 30S ribosomal protein S18 — translation MANEQIKYVTAPKVEDNRKKYCRFKKNGIKYIDYKDANFLLKFINDQGKVLPRRLTGTSLKFQRKVAQAVKRARHIGLLPYVTDSLK, via the coding sequence ATGGCTAACGAACAAATTAAATACGTTACCGCTCCAAAAGTGGAGGATAACCGTAAAAAATACTGCCGTTTTAAAAAGAACGGTATCAAGTATATCGATTACAAAGACGCAAACTTTTTATTAAAGTTCATTAACGATCAGGGTAAAGTATTGCCACGTCGTTTAACCGGTACTTCATTAAAGTTTCAGCGTAAAGTGGCCCAGGCTGTTAAACGTGCCCGCCACATCGGTTTATTACCTTACGTTACAGATTCATTAAAATAA
- the rpsF gene encoding 30S ribosomal protein S6, which yields MQQYEIVIVLTPLLSEEVAKEANAKFSKILTDGGAEIVQEDNWGLRKLAYPIQKKTTGYYHLTEFKAPGELINKLEVELRRDERVLRFLTIALDKHAIAYNDKKRSGAFNKKPKAEEAAN from the coding sequence ATGCAACAGTACGAAATCGTGATCGTTCTAACCCCGTTGCTTTCAGAAGAAGTTGCTAAAGAGGCAAATGCCAAATTTAGCAAAATCTTAACTGATGGCGGAGCCGAAATTGTCCAGGAGGATAATTGGGGTTTGAGAAAATTAGCGTACCCTATCCAAAAGAAAACTACAGGGTACTATCACTTAACTGAATTTAAGGCTCCAGGTGAATTAATTAACAAATTGGAGGTTGAGTTAAGGCGCGATGAGCGTGTTTTGCGTTTCCTGACCATTGCTTTGGATAAACATGCCATTGCTTACAATGACAAAAAACGCAGCGGTGCTTTCAACAAAAAACCTAAAGCAGAGGAGGCAGCAAACTAA
- a CDS encoding Uma2 family endonuclease, whose protein sequence is MQLSDLDLTKTYTYADYLKWTFDERLELIKGKIFKMSPAPGSVHQRISLRLSRWIGNYLEGKSCEVFSAPFDVRLLRKSEYDKEIITVVQPDISVICDPAKVDERGCLGAPDIIVEILSPGNNKKELKNKYDVYEESGVLEYWIIHPAEKTFLRYTLIENKYQASRLLTTGDEVSTPVLPGFILNLDDLFAEKR, encoded by the coding sequence ATGCAATTATCCGATCTCGACTTAACAAAAACTTATACATACGCCGACTACCTGAAGTGGACGTTTGACGAGCGCTTGGAGCTTATTAAAGGCAAGATTTTTAAAATGAGCCCGGCTCCGGGCTCGGTGCATCAACGCATTTCATTGCGTTTAAGCAGATGGATCGGGAATTATCTTGAAGGTAAATCATGTGAAGTTTTTTCGGCTCCGTTTGATGTGAGATTATTGCGAAAAAGCGAGTACGATAAAGAGATTATAACTGTTGTGCAGCCGGATATTTCAGTAATTTGCGACCCTGCCAAAGTTGATGAACGAGGTTGCCTCGGAGCTCCGGACATTATTGTTGAAATACTCTCGCCAGGAAATAATAAAAAGGAACTGAAGAATAAATATGATGTTTACGAAGAATCAGGAGTGCTTGAATATTGGATTATCCATCCGGCCGAAAAAACTTTTCTGAGGTATACACTTATTGAAAATAAATATCAGGCATCACGCTTGCTAACTACCGGAGATGAAGTTAGTACACCTGTACTTCCAGGTTTTATTTTAAATCTCGATGATTTGTTTGCCGAAAAACGGTAA
- a CDS encoding DNA polymerase III subunit gamma/tau produces the protein MDNFIVSARKYRPATFETVVGQQHITNTLKNAIKNNQLAQAFLFCGPRGVGKTTCARILAKTINCTDLQPNGEACGRCASCKAFENGNSFNVHELDAASNNSVDDIRSLIEQVRIPPQAARYKVYIIDEVHMLSQAAFNAFLKTLEEPPHYAIFILATTEKHKILPTILSRCQIFDFNRIRVEDMANHLASIAGKENISYEPDGLHIIAQKADGGLRDALSMFDQIVSFSGGKVTYRSVIDNLNILDYDYYFNITGSLLAEDTAKALLFFDEILSRGFDGAHFIAGLSEHFRNLLVGKDQSTLKLLEVSEGIKAKYLQQSQQASVSFLLSAMNIANQCDISYKLSKNQRLQVELALLKMCHLPSVFNLATTPLTVTSADDGGLKKKPDTSATIAINGTPATTPQPVVNVAPPANRTSDKAPAESVSSPAKVTPVAEKPKVVMPTRSTLTPSLTGEIRTADGSVVEEEEDPYIKGDSREDFTMDAFLKCWDEFALKAKNEGKKNLATIFAANKPKMLRPYVFEIIVGTMVQETSFRDERPAMLNYLRSELKNFSIEVNARVDEQQVVRKPYTTPEKFQHMAARNPQLMELKTRFNLDFD, from the coding sequence GTGGATAATTTCATTGTTTCGGCCCGTAAGTATCGCCCGGCTACTTTTGAAACCGTTGTTGGTCAGCAACATATAACCAATACGCTCAAAAACGCCATTAAAAATAACCAGCTGGCGCAGGCATTTTTGTTCTGTGGTCCGCGTGGTGTGGGCAAAACTACCTGCGCCCGAATTCTGGCCAAAACCATTAATTGTACCGATTTGCAGCCTAATGGCGAAGCCTGCGGTCGATGCGCATCGTGCAAGGCTTTTGAAAATGGTAACTCATTTAACGTTCACGAACTGGATGCTGCATCAAACAACTCGGTTGATGATATCCGCAGCCTCATTGAGCAGGTGCGCATCCCGCCACAGGCCGCCCGTTACAAAGTTTATATTATTGATGAGGTGCACATGCTATCGCAGGCAGCCTTTAACGCTTTCCTGAAAACGCTGGAAGAACCGCCTCATTATGCCATATTTATTTTAGCTACCACCGAGAAGCATAAGATATTACCAACCATTCTTTCCCGCTGCCAGATCTTTGATTTTAACCGTATCAGGGTAGAGGACATGGCTAATCATCTGGCCTCGATTGCGGGTAAAGAAAATATCAGCTACGAGCCCGATGGCCTGCACATTATTGCCCAAAAGGCAGATGGTGGTTTGCGTGATGCCCTATCGATGTTTGATCAGATTGTTAGTTTTTCGGGCGGAAAGGTTACTTACCGTTCGGTTATTGATAACCTGAACATTCTTGATTACGATTATTACTTTAATATAACCGGCAGTTTACTGGCCGAGGATACCGCTAAAGCACTGTTGTTTTTTGATGAGATCCTTTCGCGAGGCTTCGATGGTGCTCACTTTATAGCAGGCTTGTCCGAGCACTTTCGTAACCTGTTGGTGGGTAAGGATCAATCAACCTTAAAACTGCTCGAAGTTAGTGAAGGCATTAAAGCCAAATACCTGCAGCAATCGCAGCAGGCCTCGGTATCGTTTTTACTCTCGGCCATGAATATTGCTAATCAGTGCGATATCAGCTATAAACTCAGTAAAAACCAGCGATTGCAGGTGGAGCTTGCGCTGCTTAAAATGTGCCATCTGCCTTCGGTTTTTAACCTGGCAACCACGCCACTCACTGTAACTTCCGCTGATGACGGGGGACTAAAAAAAAAACCTGATACCTCAGCAACCATAGCCATAAACGGAACGCCTGCTACTACGCCACAACCCGTAGTTAACGTAGCGCCGCCAGCCAACCGTACATCTGATAAAGCACCTGCCGAGTCCGTTTCATCGCCTGCAAAAGTAACGCCCGTTGCTGAAAAGCCGAAAGTAGTAATGCCTACGCGAAGCACGCTTACACCATCGTTAACAGGTGAAATCAGAACAGCAGACGGTAGTGTAGTTGAAGAGGAGGAAGATCCTTACATAAAAGGCGACAGCAGGGAGGATTTTACGATGGATGCCTTTTTAAAATGTTGGGATGAGTTTGCCCTCAAGGCAAAAAACGAAGGAAAAAAAAATCTCGCCACCATTTTTGCAGCTAACAAGCCAAAAATGCTCAGGCCCTACGTGTTCGAAATTATAGTGGGCACTATGGTGCAGGAAACCAGCTTCAGGGATGAGCGCCCGGCAATGTTAAACTACCTGCGATCGGAACTTAAAAACTTTAGCATTGAGGTAAATGCCCGTGTTGACGAGCAGCAGGTGGTACGTAAACCCTATACCACACCCGAGAAGTTTCAGCACATGGCGGCACGCAATCCACAGTTAATGGAGTTAAAAACACGCTTTAACCTCGATTTTGATTAG
- a CDS encoding NADP-dependent isocitrate dehydrogenase has translation MSKIKVENPVVELDGDEMTRIIWKFIKDKLITPYLDLDIKYYDLGIEYRDQTDDQVTIDAANAIKEYGVGIKCATITPDEARVKEFGLKQMWKSPNGTIRNILDGTVFREPIVMSNVPRLVPNWTAPICIGRHAFGDQYRATDFVTKGKGKLTVKFTPEDGSPEQSFEVFNFKGDGVALTMYNTDESIKGFAHACFNQALAKGWPLYLSTKNTILKKYDGRFKDIFEEIYQNDYKQKFDEAGIVYEHRLIDDMVASALKWNGNFVWACKNYDGDVQSDTVAQGFGSLGLMTSTLVTPDGTVMEAEAAHGTVTRHYRDHQAGKPTSTNPIASIFAWTRGLEFRGKLDGNQELIDFCQALEQVCIETVESGKMTKDLAIAIKPKVEHGTDYLYTEEFLAAIDENLKAKLGL, from the coding sequence ATGTCAAAAATAAAAGTAGAAAATCCGGTAGTTGAGCTGGATGGCGACGAAATGACCCGGATAATCTGGAAATTCATTAAAGATAAATTGATCACCCCTTACCTTGATCTGGATATTAAATACTATGATCTGGGTATTGAGTACCGCGACCAAACCGACGACCAGGTAACCATTGATGCAGCCAACGCTATTAAAGAATACGGCGTGGGTATAAAATGTGCCACCATTACACCTGATGAGGCCCGCGTTAAAGAATTTGGCCTGAAACAAATGTGGAAATCACCAAACGGAACAATCCGTAATATTTTGGATGGTACCGTATTCCGCGAACCTATCGTAATGTCAAACGTGCCACGTTTGGTACCTAACTGGACAGCCCCTATCTGCATCGGTCGTCATGCTTTTGGCGATCAGTACCGCGCTACCGATTTTGTTACCAAAGGTAAAGGTAAACTTACCGTTAAATTTACACCCGAAGATGGCAGCCCTGAACAATCGTTCGAGGTATTTAACTTTAAAGGTGACGGTGTTGCTTTAACCATGTACAACACCGACGAATCTATCAAAGGTTTTGCGCATGCTTGTTTTAACCAGGCGTTGGCTAAAGGCTGGCCTTTATACTTATCAACCAAAAACACCATCCTTAAAAAATATGATGGTCGTTTTAAAGATATTTTTGAAGAGATTTACCAAAACGATTACAAGCAGAAATTTGACGAAGCCGGTATTGTTTACGAACACCGCCTGATTGACGACATGGTTGCATCGGCCCTTAAATGGAACGGTAACTTTGTTTGGGCTTGTAAAAACTACGATGGCGACGTACAATCAGACACCGTTGCGCAAGGTTTTGGTTCATTAGGTTTAATGACCTCTACGCTGGTTACTCCTGATGGTACTGTAATGGAAGCTGAAGCTGCTCACGGCACAGTAACCCGCCACTATCGTGATCACCAGGCCGGTAAACCAACTTCAACCAACCCAATCGCTTCTATCTTTGCATGGACCCGTGGTTTGGAATTCCGTGGTAAACTGGATGGCAACCAGGAATTGATTGATTTTTGCCAGGCTTTAGAACAGGTTTGTATCGAAACTGTTGAAAGCGGCAAAATGACCAAAGATTTGGCTATCGCCATTAAACCAAAAGTTGAGCACGGTACCGATTACCTGTACACCGAAGAATTTTTGGCTGCGATTGACGAGAATTTGAAAGCAAAATTGGGTTTATAA
- a CDS encoding type I phosphomannose isomerase catalytic subunit: MSALYPLKFKTIYKDKIWGGQKIKTYLHKDFGDLPNCGETWEISGVKSDVSVVASGPLEGESLADLLEQYKDELVGKKVYDHFGNIFPLLVKFIDANDDLSVQVHPDDKLSMARHNSFGKTEMWYIIEADKGSTLITGFNKEMTEEKYVDALNSGHIMDILNREEAAAGDVFFLPAGRVHTIGKGLLIAEIQQTSDITYRIYDFDRVDDKGNKRELHTEEALAAIDYKLYPEYKTKYEPKENETVKLVTCPYFTTNVLDFDESTAKDYSALDSFVIHVCVDGGYTLKYNDQAYAVKMGECILLPKSIDKVELETTGGFKILESYIE, translated from the coding sequence ATGTCGGCATTATATCCATTAAAATTTAAAACCATATACAAAGACAAAATATGGGGCGGCCAGAAAATAAAAACCTATTTACATAAAGATTTTGGCGATCTGCCCAACTGCGGCGAGACCTGGGAAATATCAGGTGTAAAATCGGATGTTTCGGTGGTAGCTTCGGGCCCGCTCGAGGGCGAATCATTAGCCGATTTGCTGGAGCAATATAAAGACGAACTGGTTGGTAAAAAGGTATATGATCATTTTGGCAACATCTTCCCGTTACTGGTGAAATTTATTGATGCCAATGATGATCTTTCGGTACAGGTACACCCTGATGATAAACTGAGTATGGCGCGTCATAACTCATTTGGTAAAACCGAAATGTGGTATATTATTGAGGCCGACAAAGGTTCGACGCTGATTACCGGTTTTAACAAGGAAATGACCGAAGAAAAATATGTAGACGCTTTAAACAGCGGCCACATTATGGATATCCTGAACAGGGAAGAGGCTGCCGCAGGCGACGTATTCTTTTTACCAGCCGGTAGGGTGCACACCATTGGCAAAGGATTGCTAATAGCCGAAATTCAGCAAACATCAGATATCACTTATCGCATTTATGATTTTGACCGCGTAGACGATAAAGGCAACAAACGCGAACTGCATACCGAAGAGGCTTTGGCTGCAATTGATTATAAGCTTTATCCTGAATACAAAACCAAATACGAGCCTAAAGAAAACGAAACGGTAAAACTGGTTACCTGCCCATATTTTACCACCAACGTGCTTGATTTTGACGAAAGCACAGCTAAAGATTACTCAGCTTTAGATTCGTTTGTAATACACGTTTGTGTTGATGGCGGCTATACCCTTAAATACAACGATCAGGCTTATGCCGTTAAAATGGGCGAATGTATCCTGTTGCCTAAAAGCATCGATAAAGTTGAACTGGAAACCACCGGAGGCTTTAAAATATTAGAAAGCTATATTGAATAG
- a CDS encoding response regulator yields the protein MIEEENPVSTWIVDDDPIYVYGIRKLMSIRGANAQVSHFPNGLEAINQLKNLSESHQTPDMILLDINMPTMDGWEFMNEFAEIKPRLGKEITIYLVSSSVDLNDINRAKSIPGITDYIFKPVKGTHLTEIFASAQQKVNERIKKYGT from the coding sequence ATGATTGAAGAAGAAAATCCGGTGAGTACCTGGATTGTTGATGACGACCCGATTTACGTTTATGGAATCAGGAAATTAATGAGTATCAGGGGCGCAAATGCACAGGTGAGCCATTTTCCCAACGGCCTGGAAGCCATAAATCAACTTAAAAATTTATCAGAATCACACCAAACACCAGACATGATTTTGTTGGACATCAATATGCCAACCATGGATGGCTGGGAATTTATGAACGAATTTGCGGAAATAAAACCCCGGTTAGGGAAAGAAATTACCATATATCTTGTTAGTTCATCAGTTGATTTGAATGATATTAACCGGGCTAAAAGTATTCCCGGAATAACTGATTATATATTTAAACCGGTAAAGGGCACGCATCTTACCGAGATTTTTGCGAGCGCCCAGCAAAAGGTTAACGAAAGGATAAAAAAATACGGAACCTGA